In a genomic window of Methylobacter sp. YRD-M1:
- a CDS encoding YfhL family 4Fe-4S dicluster ferredoxin produces MSLFISDECINCDVCEPECPNGAISQGEDIYVINPAMCTECVGHHDVPQCIEVCPVDCIDKDPKNVEDKDSLYQKYLKLTQ; encoded by the coding sequence ATGTCCCTTTTTATTAGTGATGAATGTATCAATTGCGATGTCTGTGAGCCCGAATGCCCGAACGGCGCCATTTCCCAAGGCGAAGACATCTATGTCATCAATCCTGCAATGTGTACCGAATGCGTAGGCCATCACGATGTGCCTCAATGCATAGAGGTGTGTCCGGTCGACTGCATCGACAAAGACCCCAAAAATGTCGAAGATAAAGACAGCCTGTATCAGAAATATCTGAAACTGACGCAGTAA
- a CDS encoding alpha/beta fold hydrolase, with protein MKMRHYVWMSVMLLSACATPSERFADAADALGFEELTVRTDRFAHRIYSHINAVKSTDHKTLHVYLDGDGTPWLQRWIAGDPTSRNPVILKLMEQDGEPSILLGRPCYHGFSDTEPCHNKFWTSHRYSKPVVESMAAALQRWLETTDFNEIVLVGYSGGGTLAMLIAPYIDKIKAIVTVTANLDVRAWNEFHGYLPISDSLNPAVEPELPPMIRQFHLAGGKDDNVPPFIIETFAKNHRRAQAIIYKDFDHQCCWAESWPSILGKIQAGNVAFTAGDSR; from the coding sequence ATGAAAATGCGCCATTATGTATGGATGTCTGTGATGCTGTTAAGCGCCTGCGCGACGCCTTCCGAGCGTTTTGCCGATGCGGCGGATGCTTTGGGCTTTGAGGAACTGACAGTCAGAACCGACCGGTTCGCGCATCGTATCTATAGCCATATCAATGCCGTAAAAAGCACGGACCATAAAACGCTGCACGTTTACCTGGACGGCGACGGTACGCCCTGGCTGCAGCGCTGGATTGCGGGCGACCCGACATCGCGCAATCCGGTCATACTGAAACTGATGGAGCAGGATGGCGAGCCGTCCATTTTGCTGGGCCGGCCCTGTTATCACGGTTTTAGCGATACCGAACCCTGCCACAATAAGTTCTGGACGTCGCACCGCTATTCGAAGCCGGTCGTTGAAAGCATGGCGGCGGCTTTGCAGCGATGGCTTGAAACAACTGATTTTAATGAGATCGTGCTGGTCGGCTACAGCGGCGGTGGCACATTGGCCATGCTGATTGCGCCTTATATCGATAAGATCAAAGCCATAGTGACAGTGACAGCCAATCTCGATGTCAGGGCATGGAACGAATTTCACGGCTATTTGCCGATCAGTGATTCGCTAAATCCGGCAGTCGAGCCCGAGCTGCCGCCCATGATCAGGCAGTTCCATTTGGCGGGCGGCAAGGATGATAACGTGCCGCCGTTTATCATCGAAACGTTCGCCAAGAACCACCGTCGCGCGCAAGCCATTATCTATAAAGATTTTGATCATCAATGCTGCTGGGCTGAGTCATGGCCTTCGATACTTGGAAAAATCCAGGCCGGAAACGTGGCGTTTACCGCAGGCGATTCCCGCTGA
- a CDS encoding DUF494 family protein: protein MKENIFDVLMYLFENYMEDEIEILPDSDIIRTELMEAGFEQVEVNKAFDWLESLSLQRPIRSTTSPAFRVFCSEEQEKLDLECRNLLIFLENSGILNSINREIVIDRAMALENEEISLEKLKWIVLMILLSQPDEELAFSRMEDIVYDLVPTYLH, encoded by the coding sequence ATGAAAGAAAATATTTTTGATGTCCTGATGTATTTATTTGAAAATTATATGGAAGATGAAATCGAAATCCTTCCTGACAGTGATATCATCAGAACCGAATTGATGGAAGCAGGCTTCGAGCAGGTCGAGGTTAATAAAGCGTTCGACTGGCTTGAATCGCTCAGCCTTCAGCGCCCTATCCGATCGACGACATCACCCGCCTTCCGTGTTTTCTGCAGCGAGGAACAAGAAAAGCTGGATCTTGAATGCCGCAACCTGCTCATATTTCTGGAAAACAGCGGCATTCTGAACTCAATCAACCGCGAAATTGTCATCGACCGTGCCATGGCATTGGAAAATGAGGAAATATCGTTGGAAAAACTGAAATGGATCGTGTTGATGATATTGTTAAGTCAGCCGGATGAAGAACTTGCTTTCTCCAGAATGGAGGACATCGTTTATGACCTCGTTCCGACTTATTTACACTAA
- the dprA gene encoding DNA-processing protein DprA — MRTPGFGCRTFLKILDSHTPEQLFAESASRLATLRLTNAVIESIRNPDWTAIDYDLAWLEQENNHAITLHDANYPVQLKEIADPPPILFVRGNPDLLKLPQIAMVGSRNPSVSGMETARDFAKTLSRHGFVITSGLALGIDAASHRGALDVRGITIAVAGTGLDRVYPARHKDLATEIVNTGAIVSEFPPGTTAKANHFPRRNRIISGLCQGLLVVEAAKQSGSLITARMALEQNREVFAIPGSIHNPLARGCNALIREGAKLVETTQDIMEELHQYNQQDDISAPLPVQTTLDLEQQTLLNLVMFSPTSIDMLVESTGQSVEVISSMLLVLELQGYIEATAGGCYTRIK; from the coding sequence TTGCGTACGCCAGGATTTGGCTGCCGGACATTTCTCAAAATACTCGACAGCCATACGCCTGAGCAGCTGTTTGCAGAATCGGCATCCAGACTTGCAACTTTAAGGTTAACGAACGCTGTAATCGAGTCCATAAGAAATCCGGACTGGACGGCTATCGATTATGATCTGGCCTGGCTGGAACAGGAAAATAATCACGCTATCACGCTGCATGATGCAAATTATCCCGTCCAGCTAAAGGAAATAGCCGACCCGCCGCCCATTCTGTTTGTGCGCGGCAACCCTGATCTCTTGAAACTGCCGCAAATCGCCATGGTCGGCAGCCGCAATCCATCCGTTTCCGGCATGGAGACTGCCAGAGACTTCGCCAAAACGCTGAGCCGGCACGGCTTTGTCATTACCAGCGGCCTGGCTTTAGGCATTGATGCCGCCAGCCACCGCGGCGCACTGGATGTGCGCGGGATTACTATCGCAGTCGCAGGCACGGGCCTGGACCGCGTCTATCCGGCCAGGCACAAAGACCTGGCCACTGAAATCGTCAATACCGGCGCCATTGTTTCAGAGTTTCCGCCCGGCACTACGGCTAAAGCCAACCATTTTCCTCGCCGTAACCGCATCATCAGCGGCTTGTGTCAGGGCCTGCTGGTCGTTGAAGCGGCCAAACAAAGCGGCTCATTGATTACGGCCCGAATGGCCTTGGAACAAAACCGCGAGGTGTTTGCGATTCCGGGGTCCATCCATAATCCGCTGGCCCGGGGCTGCAATGCACTGATTCGGGAAGGGGCAAAACTTGTCGAAACCACGCAGGACATCATGGAAGAATTACATCAATATAATCAACAGGATGACATTTCAGCGCCGCTGCCCGTGCAAACAACACTTGACCTGGAGCAGCAAACATTATTGAATCTCGTCATGTTCAGCCCAACTTCTATCGATATGCTGGTTGAAAGTACCGGGCAATCCGTGGAAGTTATTTCATCAATGCTACTGGTTTTGGAACTGCAAGGATACATAGAAGCGACTGCTGGTGGTTGCTATACACGCATAAAATAA
- a CDS encoding NAD(P)-dependent oxidoreductase, producing MSDKEYTLGFIGIGLMGKPMTLRLLDAGFKVNVWNRTAEKLLPVTEAGAQACSSIAELVQASDVIILCLADTATVESIVKADILASGSAGKLLIDLSSIHPETTRQLAAAVHETCGMGWVDAPVSGGVAGAQQGNLAIMTGGSAENIAVARHVLAPLYQHLTHMGDVGSGQMTKICNQMIVSCNVMVIAEMMALARQAGVDAEKIPAALAGGFADSKPLQIVAPEMATGTFEPVKWRVKTLLKDLNMAVDVSTRQGNAVPMSALAAQLMQLHGRQGFLEQDPSTLIKLFSKTDA from the coding sequence ATGTCAGATAAAGAATACACGCTCGGCTTCATAGGCATCGGCCTGATGGGCAAGCCGATGACTTTGCGCCTGCTCGATGCAGGCTTTAAGGTCAACGTCTGGAACCGCACCGCCGAAAAACTGCTTCCGGTCACTGAGGCCGGCGCACAAGCCTGCAGCTCAATAGCAGAGCTGGTTCAGGCCTCCGATGTCATCATTTTGTGCCTGGCCGATACGGCCACTGTCGAATCCATCGTTAAAGCCGACATTCTGGCTAGCGGCTCGGCCGGCAAACTGCTGATCGACTTGTCCAGCATTCATCCCGAGACGACGCGCCAACTGGCTGCCGCAGTGCACGAAACCTGCGGCATGGGCTGGGTCGATGCGCCGGTCTCGGGCGGCGTCGCCGGCGCCCAGCAAGGCAATCTCGCGATCATGACCGGCGGCAGCGCCGAGAACATTGCTGTCGCGCGCCATGTGCTGGCGCCGTTGTATCAGCACTTGACGCACATGGGCGATGTCGGCAGCGGCCAGATGACGAAAATCTGCAATCAGATGATCGTCAGCTGCAATGTCATGGTCATCGCCGAAATGATGGCGCTGGCCAGGCAGGCCGGCGTCGATGCCGAAAAGATACCGGCCGCGCTGGCTGGAGGTTTCGCCGACTCCAAACCGCTGCAGATCGTTGCCCCGGAAATGGCGACCGGGACGTTTGAGCCGGTCAAATGGCGCGTCAAGACCTTGCTGAAGGACCTCAACATGGCCGTCGACGTCTCGACCCGGCAAGGCAATGCCGTACCGATGTCCGCCCTGGCTGCGCAACTGATGCAACTGCACGGTCGGCAGGGCTTTCTGGAGCAGGACCCGTCCACATTAATCAAGCTGTTCAGCAAAACCGATGCTTAA
- the topA gene encoding type I DNA topoisomerase: MSKNLVIVESPAKAKTIEKYLGKDFQVLASYGHVRDLVPKEGAVDPSHDFAMKYEVIERNQRHVQTISKALKTAETLYLATDPDREGEAISWHLYELLKEKKLLKDKPVHRVVFHEITKRAVTDAIAHPAELSTNLINAQQARRALDYLVGFKLSPLLWKKIRRGLSAGRVQSPALRMIVEREQEIEAFKSREYWTIDALLTAHDQAFKAKLTHFAGEKLSQFSIDNETQAEQTRQALLEAADGQLIVAKLEKKQRKRNPAPPFITSTLQQEAARKLGFTTKRTMMVAQQLYEGIDIGGETAGLITYMRTDSVNLSVEAVDEIRELIAENYGAGNVPKEPRQFKTKSKNAQEAHEAIRPTSARHLPNAIKKYLSDEQYKLYDLIWKRTIACQMIHATINMVAVDLSCGDGQHVFRATGSTIATPGFMSVYLEGMDDTTEGDDQESYLPPLEEGRPVPLNDIIAAQHFTEPPPRYGEASLVKALEEHGIGRPSTYASIISTLQNREYVTLENKRFHPTDVGRIVNKFLTEHFTKYVDYDFTANLEDELDAVSRGEKDWIPLMHAFWNPFNTLIHEKEESVQRKDVTQEAIDEKCPECGSALSIRLGRNGRFIGCTNYPTCSYTRNLNDDNAPEEPEVIEGRTCPKCNLPLVIKSGRYGKFIGCSGYPKCRHIEPLEKPLDTGVECPKCKKGNILKRKSKSNKVFYSCSEYPKCDYALWNAPIAESCPECNWPVLTVKVTKRHGAEKVCPQKDCKYATPYEGDPADAEGPK, translated from the coding sequence ATGAGTAAAAATCTTGTCATTGTAGAATCGCCTGCAAAAGCCAAAACCATAGAAAAATATTTAGGTAAAGATTTTCAAGTTCTAGCTTCCTACGGACATGTGCGCGACCTCGTCCCCAAAGAAGGCGCCGTTGACCCCAGCCATGACTTTGCCATGAAATACGAGGTCATCGAGCGCAACCAACGCCATGTCCAGACCATCAGCAAAGCGCTCAAAACCGCTGAAACCTTATATCTTGCGACCGACCCGGACAGAGAAGGCGAAGCTATCTCCTGGCATCTGTATGAACTGCTGAAGGAAAAAAAATTGCTGAAAGACAAGCCGGTGCACCGTGTCGTCTTTCATGAAATCACCAAAAGGGCCGTTACTGACGCCATCGCCCATCCTGCGGAACTGTCCACCAACCTGATCAACGCCCAGCAGGCCCGCCGCGCGCTCGATTATCTGGTCGGGTTTAAATTATCGCCGCTGCTATGGAAAAAAATCCGCCGCGGCTTATCGGCAGGCCGCGTGCAAAGCCCGGCCTTGCGCATGATCGTCGAACGCGAGCAGGAAATCGAAGCCTTCAAATCGCGCGAATACTGGACCATTGACGCCTTGCTGACTGCGCATGACCAAGCCTTCAAGGCCAAATTGACGCATTTTGCCGGCGAAAAGCTGAGCCAGTTCAGCATCGATAATGAAACACAGGCGGAACAGACCCGGCAAGCCCTGCTCGAGGCCGCGGACGGCCAGCTAATCGTTGCCAAGCTGGAAAAGAAACAGCGCAAACGCAACCCTGCGCCGCCCTTCATCACTTCGACGCTGCAACAGGAAGCGGCCCGCAAGCTGGGCTTCACGACCAAGCGTACCATGATGGTCGCCCAGCAGCTCTACGAAGGCATCGATATCGGCGGCGAAACGGCCGGCCTGATCACTTACATGCGTACCGACTCGGTTAACCTGTCGGTGGAGGCGGTTGATGAAATCCGCGAACTGATCGCGGAAAATTACGGCGCCGGCAACGTGCCCAAGGAACCGCGCCAGTTCAAGACCAAATCCAAGAATGCACAGGAAGCGCACGAAGCCATACGTCCGACCTCTGCGCGCCATCTGCCTAATGCTATCAAGAAGTATTTGAGCGATGAGCAGTACAAGCTCTATGACCTGATCTGGAAACGCACCATTGCCTGCCAGATGATTCATGCGACCATCAACATGGTCGCAGTCGATTTAAGCTGCGGCGACGGCCAGCACGTTTTCAGAGCGACAGGCTCCACGATTGCCACGCCCGGCTTCATGTCCGTTTATCTGGAAGGCATGGACGACACGACCGAAGGCGATGATCAGGAAAGCTACCTGCCGCCGCTGGAAGAAGGCCGCCCCGTGCCGTTGAACGATATCATCGCCGCCCAGCACTTCACCGAGCCGCCGCCGCGCTACGGCGAGGCCAGCCTGGTCAAGGCGCTGGAAGAGCACGGCATCGGCCGGCCGTCGACCTATGCATCGATCATTTCGACGCTGCAGAACCGTGAATATGTCACGCTGGAAAACAAACGTTTCCATCCGACCGATGTTGGCCGTATCGTCAACAAGTTCCTGACCGAACATTTCACGAAATACGTCGACTATGACTTTACGGCGAATCTGGAAGACGAGCTCGACGCCGTCTCGCGTGGTGAAAAAGACTGGATTCCATTGATGCACGCCTTCTGGAATCCTTTCAATACGCTGATTCATGAGAAAGAAGAAAGCGTCCAGCGCAAAGACGTCACGCAGGAGGCCATCGATGAAAAATGCCCCGAGTGCGGCAGCGCCCTGTCGATCCGGCTGGGCCGGAACGGCCGGTTCATCGGCTGCACGAATTATCCGACCTGCTCCTATACGCGCAATCTGAATGACGACAATGCGCCTGAGGAGCCTGAAGTCATAGAAGGCCGGACCTGTCCCAAGTGCAACTTGCCGCTCGTGATCAAATCGGGCCGGTATGGCAAATTCATCGGTTGCAGCGGCTATCCCAAATGCCGTCATATCGAACCGTTGGAAAAGCCTTTGGATACGGGCGTGGAATGTCCGAAATGTAAAAAAGGCAATATCCTCAAGCGCAAATCCAAAAGCAACAAAGTCTTCTACTCCTGCTCGGAATACCCGAAATGCGATTATGCCTTATGGAATGCGCCGATTGCGGAAAGCTGCCCTGAGTGCAATTGGCCGGTTTTGACGGTCAAAGTCACGAAAAGACATGGTGCGGAAAAAGTCTGCCCGCAAAAAGACTGTAAATATGCAACGCCTTATGAGGGCGATCCTGCCGATGCCGAGGGGCCTAAGTAA
- a CDS encoding Sua5/YciO/YrdC/YwlC family protein, with the protein MAYYSNFKIRNAVRHIKAGEVIAYPTEAVYGLGCDPLNEDAVLSLLDIKLRPVDKGLILIASSLQQLQPYLILNQAMIGRITPTWPGPVTWVIPAQPWVPVWLTGAHESLAVRVTDHPVARRLCACYGGPIVSTSANASTRPAIRQARKLVQAFSGSGVFLLHGPTGGLKQETAIYDAVSGNRLR; encoded by the coding sequence ATGGCTTATTATTCCAATTTTAAGATAAGAAATGCCGTCCGCCATATCAAAGCCGGGGAAGTCATCGCCTATCCGACTGAGGCGGTCTACGGCTTAGGCTGCGACCCGCTCAATGAAGACGCAGTCCTGTCTTTACTCGACATCAAGCTGCGCCCTGTAGATAAAGGCCTGATTCTTATCGCCTCCTCATTACAACAATTGCAGCCCTACCTTATCTTGAACCAGGCGATGATCGGGCGCATCACGCCGACCTGGCCAGGTCCAGTCACCTGGGTGATTCCGGCCCAGCCCTGGGTGCCTGTCTGGTTGACCGGAGCCCATGAATCACTGGCAGTCAGAGTCACGGATCATCCCGTTGCCCGCCGCTTATGCGCCTGCTACGGCGGCCCTATCGTCTCGACCAGTGCCAATGCCAGCACCCGTCCCGCCATCCGACAGGCACGCAAACTGGTGCAGGCTTTTTCGGGCAGCGGCGTTTTCCTCCTGCACGGTCCCACAGGCGGCCTTAAGCAGGAAACGGCTATTTATGACGCAGTCAGCGGGAATCGCCTGCGGTAA
- a CDS encoding 4'-phosphopantetheinyl transferase family protein, whose product MPDKNAVDIWQGLISTEALHYQRYYALLDEDEQAHAERITRPVLHRRYVEVHGRLRLLLADYLNENPAAIRVGKSEHGKPYLIDHPQLAFNLSHSGSHLIMAVGWECQLGIDVECCKNRTTLSELVHKCLADEEAAYWHALPEAMKTREFYRFWTRKEAFVKATGRGLGLGVNRCVINPMHPVEFLRVPEGCGPASAWRVQDLDLGQDRCTALVVNNRQLARIRVNDLMA is encoded by the coding sequence ATGCCGGATAAAAACGCGGTCGATATCTGGCAAGGGCTTATTTCGACAGAAGCGCTGCATTACCAGCGTTACTATGCTCTGTTGGACGAGGATGAGCAGGCGCATGCCGAGAGAATAACAAGGCCGGTATTACATCGGCGTTATGTCGAAGTGCATGGGCGCCTGAGGCTGCTGCTGGCGGACTATCTTAACGAAAACCCGGCCGCTATCCGGGTTGGCAAAAGCGAGCACGGCAAGCCCTATCTGATCGATCATCCGCAACTGGCATTCAACCTGTCCCATTCAGGCTCGCACCTGATCATGGCGGTGGGTTGGGAGTGCCAATTGGGCATCGATGTCGAGTGTTGTAAAAACAGGACCACTTTGTCCGAATTGGTCCATAAATGCCTGGCCGATGAAGAAGCCGCTTACTGGCACGCATTGCCCGAAGCCATGAAGACGCGCGAGTTTTACCGTTTCTGGACCCGCAAGGAAGCATTTGTCAAAGCGACAGGGCGGGGGCTGGGGCTGGGAGTAAACCGGTGCGTCATCAATCCCATGCATCCGGTGGAATTTTTAAGAGTTCCCGAGGGATGCGGCCCCGCTTCTGCATGGCGCGTACAGGATCTTGATTTGGGTCAGGATCGCTGCACCGCTCTGGTGGTAAACAATCGACAACTGGCGCGTATCAGAGTCAATGATCTGATGGCATGA
- the coaD gene encoding pantetheine-phosphate adenylyltransferase, whose amino-acid sequence MNITAIYPGTFDPITNGHLDLIARASRLYDKIIVAVAVNRGKLPLFSIEERVALVQGVTIGYANVEVVGFDNLLVECAKQHGAHVILRGLRAVSDFEYEFQLAGMNRRLAPDLETVFLTPAEQYEFISSSMIREIAQLKGDVSSFVPDLVLQHLIGKFS is encoded by the coding sequence ATGAACATTACCGCTATCTATCCTGGTACATTCGATCCCATCACCAACGGGCATCTGGACCTGATTGCCAGAGCGTCCAGGCTTTATGACAAAATCATCGTCGCTGTCGCCGTTAATCGCGGCAAATTGCCGCTGTTTTCGATTGAAGAGCGTGTCGCACTGGTGCAGGGCGTGACGATTGGGTATGCAAATGTCGAGGTGGTCGGTTTTGACAATTTGTTGGTGGAATGCGCCAAACAGCATGGGGCGCATGTGATTCTGAGAGGTTTGCGCGCCGTCTCCGATTTCGAATATGAATTTCAGCTGGCCGGCATGAACAGGCGTCTGGCGCCGGACCTTGAAACGGTTTTTTTGACACCGGCCGAACAATATGAATTTATTTCTTCGAGCATGATCAGAGAGATCGCGCAGCTGAAAGGCGATGTGTCAAGTTTTGTCCCTGATCTTGTGCTACAGCATTTGATTGGGAAATTTAGTTAG
- the ggt gene encoding gamma-glutamyltransferase gives MLKKCCAVLILTAVFWETQVHADGKAAIASAHPLATEAGFEILNKGGNVFDAAVAVSAALAVVEPSGSGLGGGGFWLLHRANDGLETMIDGREKAPLAAHRDMFLDKNGEVVPRLSVDGALAAAIPGMPAALVHLSEKYGRLPLAQSLAPAIRYARDGFAIGEIHRKLLKFRINVLKKDPETARQFLDNGNVPEYKSILRQPDLANTLTQLAEDGRDGFYGGDVAEKLVDSVRKAGGIWTLQDLANYQVVEREPVRGWYHGIKITSAAPPSAGGIVLIEALNILSGYDLKHTDDVTRKHLIAEAMRRAYHDRSLYLGDADFVDVPVRRLLDEDYAAGLRSSLRPDKALPSTMLSGDMQDAADGPHTTHFSIIDAEGNRVAATLSVNFPFGAGLVAAGTGVVLNDEMDDFVSLPGAKNVYGLVGGLANAIAPGKRMLSSMTPTFLEDDKRIAVLGTPGGSRIISMVLLGALDFADGNGPDSWVRVPRFHHQFIPDAIEYEKEALTTDEMSSLSARGHQLKEARYRYGNMQAVMRDKTTSTLTAASDPRGEGRASVYSWK, from the coding sequence ATGTTAAAGAAATGTTGCGCAGTGCTGATATTGACGGCAGTTTTTTGGGAAACGCAGGTTCATGCCGATGGCAAGGCCGCCATTGCCAGCGCACATCCTTTAGCGACTGAAGCCGGCTTTGAAATTCTAAATAAAGGCGGCAATGTATTCGATGCGGCGGTCGCGGTCAGTGCCGCGCTGGCCGTGGTCGAACCGTCCGGATCGGGGCTGGGCGGTGGCGGCTTCTGGCTGTTGCACAGGGCCAATGACGGCTTAGAAACGATGATAGACGGGCGTGAAAAAGCGCCTCTGGCGGCCCATCGCGATATGTTCCTCGACAAAAACGGCGAGGTCGTGCCGCGCTTATCGGTCGACGGTGCGCTGGCCGCCGCGATACCGGGCATGCCGGCGGCGCTGGTGCATCTGTCGGAAAAATACGGCCGCCTGCCGCTGGCGCAGAGCCTGGCGCCGGCAATCCGTTATGCGCGAGACGGTTTTGCCATTGGCGAGATACACCGCAAACTGCTCAAGTTCAGGATCAATGTGCTGAAGAAAGACCCGGAGACGGCGCGGCAATTTCTTGATAACGGCAATGTGCCGGAATACAAATCGATACTGCGCCAGCCGGATCTGGCGAATACCTTGACGCAATTGGCTGAAGATGGTCGGGACGGTTTCTATGGCGGCGATGTGGCGGAAAAACTCGTGGACAGCGTCAGAAAGGCCGGCGGTATCTGGACTTTGCAGGATCTGGCGAATTATCAGGTGGTCGAACGGGAGCCTGTCAGAGGCTGGTACCACGGCATAAAAATCACCAGCGCGGCGCCGCCTTCAGCGGGCGGCATCGTATTGATCGAGGCATTGAACATTCTGTCCGGTTACGATTTGAAGCACACGGATGACGTAACGCGCAAGCATCTGATAGCCGAAGCCATGCGACGCGCTTACCATGACCGGTCCTTGTATCTGGGCGATGCCGATTTTGTCGACGTGCCGGTCCGGCGTCTATTGGATGAGGATTATGCGGCCGGATTAAGAAGCAGCCTGAGGCCGGATAAGGCTCTGCCTAGCACGATGTTGTCCGGCGACATGCAGGATGCAGCGGATGGACCGCATACGACACATTTTTCCATCATCGATGCCGAGGGCAACCGCGTCGCAGCTACGCTCAGCGTCAACTTTCCATTCGGTGCCGGCCTGGTTGCGGCCGGCACCGGCGTGGTGCTGAACGATGAAATGGACGATTTCGTCAGTCTGCCGGGCGCGAAGAATGTTTACGGCCTGGTCGGCGGTCTGGCCAATGCCATAGCGCCGGGCAAGCGCATGCTGTCCAGCATGACGCCTACATTCCTGGAGGATGACAAACGCATCGCCGTGCTGGGTACGCCGGGCGGCAGCCGCATTATCTCGATGGTCTTGCTGGGCGCGCTGGATTTTGCCGACGGCAACGGCCCGGATTCGTGGGTTCGTGTGCCGCGTTTTCATCACCAGTTCATTCCCGATGCAATTGAGTACGAAAAAGAAGCTTTGACCACAGATGAGATGAGTAGTCTTTCAGCCCGCGGCCATCAATTGAAAGAAGCGCGTTACCGTTACGGCAATATGCAGGCGGTGATGCGCGACAAAACCACGAGCACACTGACGGCGGCCAGCGACCCGCGCGGCGAGGGGCGGGCCAGTGTTTACAGTTGGAAGTGA
- the smbP gene encoding small metal-binding protein SmbP, whose amino-acid sequence MKKYITALVGAFVLCVSAQSNATEHHTAQALEHSAMATAHGQDGHADQLLKHAEEGLKHAEAAEKEHAEAHKHMTEAVDHLKQAIEHAKKGHADVGTKHAEEAMVHMRKSIGQ is encoded by the coding sequence ATGAAAAAATATATTACCGCTTTAGTAGGTGCTTTCGTGCTTTGCGTGAGCGCCCAGTCCAATGCAACAGAACATCATACAGCGCAAGCGCTAGAGCATTCAGCCATGGCTACGGCCCATGGACAGGATGGCCACGCCGACCAACTGCTCAAGCATGCGGAAGAAGGCTTGAAACATGCTGAAGCTGCGGAAAAAGAACATGCTGAAGCTCATAAACATATGACAGAAGCAGTTGATCATTTAAAACAAGCCATAGAACATGCCAAAAAAGGCCATGCCGATGTAGGTACTAAACATGCCGAAGAAGCGATGGTGCATATGCGCAAATCCATAGGCCAATAA
- a CDS encoding hydroxypyruvate isomerase family protein, translating to MLKFTANLSLLFTEADLIERFEAASRQGFNAVEIQFPYALDAQTLKKALTAAGQKLVLFNVDADDLLQGGEGLACVPEKQARFRQAVAQTLAYAEVLKPAAINVLPGRCLNESRLTEYIKTFKENLRFAADAFAPLGIKTVFEAINTSDMPGFIIHSGSQMLAVLDELDRPDLFMQYDVYHMQMMGEDPVRFINDHADKIGHIQFADCPGRAQPGTGRINFEQLFSAIEKSGYSGWVGAEYKPMGTTLDSLDWFRKLERRRSRR from the coding sequence ATGCTTAAATTTACCGCTAATCTGAGTCTGCTGTTTACCGAAGCGGATCTGATCGAACGCTTTGAGGCAGCCAGTCGACAGGGTTTTAATGCCGTTGAGATTCAGTTTCCGTATGCGCTGGACGCCCAAACGCTAAAAAAAGCCCTAACGGCGGCCGGGCAAAAACTGGTGCTGTTCAATGTCGATGCCGATGATTTGTTGCAGGGCGGTGAAGGACTGGCCTGCGTGCCGGAAAAACAGGCCCGGTTCCGGCAGGCGGTCGCGCAAACGCTCGCTTATGCAGAAGTGCTGAAACCGGCTGCGATCAATGTGCTTCCGGGACGCTGCCTGAACGAAAGCCGCTTGACGGAGTATATAAAAACTTTTAAGGAAAACCTGCGTTTTGCCGCCGATGCCTTTGCGCCGCTGGGCATCAAAACGGTTTTTGAGGCAATCAATACCTCCGACATGCCCGGCTTTATTATCCACAGCGGCTCGCAGATGTTGGCCGTGCTGGACGAACTGGATCGCCCCGACCTGTTCATGCAATACGATGTCTATCACATGCAGATGATGGGTGAAGATCCTGTCAGGTTTATCAATGATCATGCCGACAAGATCGGCCATATTCAGTTCGCCGACTGTCCCGGACGCGCGCAGCCCGGCACCGGTCGTATCAATTTTGAACAGCTTTTTTCGGCGATTGAAAAATCAGGCTACTCCGGCTGGGTAGGCGCCGAATATAAGCCGATGGGGACAACCTTGGACAGTCTGGACTGGTTTAGAAAGCTTGAGAGAAGAAGATCACGCCGATAA